In the genome of Flexistipes sinusarabici DSM 4947, one region contains:
- a CDS encoding ABC transporter ATP-binding protein — MQPLLEINGLTMDFGGLRAVDNIDFNIYSKEIVALIGPNGAGKTTFFNCVTGMYRPTGGDIYVHTDRDNKKRVNGLKPNKVTELGLARTFQNIRLFKGMTVLENVMIGRHCRTHANIFSALMRNKRIIREEYESASYSYHILERVGLDVFANEIAENLPYGAQRRLEIARALATEPKVLLLDEPAAGLNPQETDNLIDIIKMLRDEENISVLLIEHDMGMVMKISERITVMDYGKKIAEGPPGEIKENPDVIKAYLGEDIDAQA; from the coding sequence ATGCAGCCTCTTCTTGAGATAAATGGTTTAACGATGGATTTCGGAGGCTTAAGAGCGGTTGACAATATAGATTTTAATATCTACTCAAAAGAAATTGTTGCTCTCATAGGCCCGAACGGTGCAGGCAAGACTACTTTCTTTAATTGTGTGACAGGTATGTACAGACCTACCGGCGGGGACATTTATGTACATACGGACCGTGATAATAAAAAACGTGTAAACGGTCTTAAGCCTAATAAGGTTACCGAATTGGGTCTTGCCAGAACTTTTCAGAATATCAGGCTTTTTAAAGGGATGACGGTTCTTGAAAATGTCATGATAGGCAGGCACTGCAGAACCCATGCAAATATTTTTTCAGCTCTGATGAGAAACAAACGCATAATTCGGGAAGAGTATGAGTCAGCCTCTTATAGCTATCATATTCTTGAAAGAGTTGGTCTGGACGTGTTTGCCAATGAGATTGCTGAAAATCTTCCATACGGGGCTCAAAGGAGACTTGAAATTGCGCGTGCTCTTGCAACAGAACCAAAGGTTTTACTGCTGGATGAGCCTGCTGCCGGACTTAACCCTCAGGAAACGGACAATTTAATAGATATTATAAAGATGCTGCGTGATGAAGAAAATATTTCTGTTTTGCTTATAGAGCATGATATGGGTATGGTAATGAAAATTTCTGAAAGGATTACAGTAATGGATTACGGCAAAAAGATTGCCGAAGGTCCTCCTGGTGAAATAAAAGAAAATCCAGATGTGATAAAAGCTTATCTCGGAGAAGACATCGATGCTCAGGCTTAA
- a CDS encoding ABC transporter permease subunit: MEYFLQLFFAGLTKGSIYALIALGYTMVYGIIQLINFAHGEIYMIGAFTALIVAGVLSVFNLPVAAIFVIVTLVAILYSSAYGYTIEKIAYKPLRNAPRLSALISAIGMSIFLQNYVLLAQTSDFLPFPSLIGQFEFMASYNHILSSSGLVIIISTFIAMVLLSLYIKFTRMGKAMRATAQDKKMALLLGINVDRVISTTFVVGSALAALGGVLIANHIGQINFFIGFIAGIKAFTAAVLGGIGSVPGAVLGALILGWTESFSTGYISSDYQDVFAFILLVVILIFKPSGILGKKTDQKV, from the coding sequence ATGGAATACTTTCTTCAGCTGTTTTTTGCCGGCCTTACCAAAGGTAGTATTTACGCATTGATAGCTCTTGGATATACTATGGTTTACGGTATCATTCAATTAATTAACTTTGCCCATGGGGAAATTTACATGATAGGGGCTTTTACCGCTCTTATTGTGGCAGGAGTTTTATCTGTTTTTAATTTACCGGTTGCCGCTATCTTTGTCATTGTGACTCTTGTGGCCATACTTTATTCTTCTGCTTACGGTTATACTATTGAAAAAATTGCCTACAAGCCTTTGAGAAATGCTCCGAGGCTTTCAGCACTGATAAGTGCAATCGGCATGTCAATATTTCTGCAAAATTATGTTTTGCTGGCACAGACATCAGATTTCCTGCCGTTTCCTTCACTTATAGGGCAATTTGAGTTTATGGCATCTTATAATCATATTTTGTCTTCTTCCGGACTTGTTATAATTATATCGACATTTATTGCTATGGTGCTGCTGTCCTTATACATTAAATTCACCAGGATGGGTAAAGCGATGAGAGCAACCGCTCAGGATAAAAAAATGGCTCTTTTACTTGGTATTAATGTGGACAGAGTAATCTCAACCACATTTGTTGTCGGGTCTGCTCTTGCGGCGCTCGGGGGTGTTTTGATCGCCAATCATATAGGTCAGATAAATTTCTTTATCGGTTTTATTGCAGGTATAAAAGCTTTCACTGCAGCTGTATTAGGTGGTATCGGCAGTGTTCCGGGGGCGGTGTTGGGCGCATTGATACTTGGATGGACGGAGAGTTTTTCCACAGGATATATTTCAAGTGATTATCAGGATGTTTTTGCCTTCATACTGCTTGTGGTGATTCTTATCTTTAAACCCAGCGGAATATTGGGTAAAAAGACGGATCAGAAGGTATAA
- a CDS encoding metal-dependent hydrolase has translation MDPVTHFTSGVVLSKSLGFKAKTKSVVLFGSLALLPDIDNVISFFGTKADYLLYHRGFTHSVWGGLILGILAAFLLKYIFKKSFLFSLITGASIMYTHIYLDYITSYGTQLLAPFSRHRFALSSVFIIDPYFNTYNFIDFCTYFKKP, from the coding sequence GTGGATCCTGTTACCCATTTTACCAGCGGTGTTGTTTTGTCAAAATCACTTGGTTTTAAAGCTAAAACGAAATCAGTTGTACTTTTCGGCAGTCTCGCTTTGCTGCCTGATATTGACAATGTGATATCATTTTTCGGTACTAAAGCCGATTATTTACTCTATCACAGAGGTTTCACTCATTCGGTCTGGGGTGGATTGATACTGGGAATTTTGGCTGCTTTTTTATTAAAATACATTTTTAAGAAAAGTTTTCTGTTTTCTTTAATCACCGGTGCCTCAATAATGTATACTCACATATACCTGGACTATATTACCAGCTACGGAACCCAACTGCTTGCCCCTTTCAGCAGACACAGATTTGCTTTATCATCGGTTTTCATTATCGATCCTTACTTTAACACTTATAACTTTATTGATTTTTGCACTTATTTTAAGAAGCCGTAA
- a CDS encoding ABC transporter permease subunit, with protein sequence MFSEIKKSLLVSVWFMFLTFPIMVIKVNTIENTIIWRWENLVLIGLGSFFLSFLWRFMHNKKATKRRQDYKDVLSKLFYDNLIENKKVFIPIVAALIIFILLFPKMFSTYQVTIMTTALIYVVLGLGLNVVVGFAGLLDLGYVAFYAVGAYTYALLNFNYDISFWIALPLAGILGAMAGILLGFPVLRLRGDYLAIVTLGFGEIIRLVLENWGEFTHGPSGIAGIDRPNFGFDLSIVGSINAIYYFVFFFVLVTIFFTNRLQNSRIGRAWVALREDEIACQAMGVDKTKTKLSAFAFGATWAGFMGAVFAAKTTFINPASFTFLESAIILSIVVLGGMGSIPGVILGALILILLPEYLRAFSEYRMLIFGGAMVLMMVFRPQGLIKSKRRRYNLESMSKKKLKERQNAASS encoded by the coding sequence ATGTTTTCTGAGATAAAAAAATCGCTACTTGTTTCCGTCTGGTTCATGTTTTTGACTTTCCCTATAATGGTTATAAAAGTAAATACAATTGAAAATACCATTATATGGAGATGGGAAAATCTTGTCTTGATAGGTCTCGGATCATTTTTCCTTTCTTTTCTGTGGAGATTTATGCACAACAAAAAAGCCACAAAAAGAAGACAGGATTATAAGGACGTATTATCAAAATTATTTTACGACAATTTAATAGAAAATAAAAAGGTTTTTATACCTATAGTTGCAGCTTTAATAATATTTATTCTGCTGTTTCCGAAAATGTTTTCAACATATCAAGTCACAATTATGACTACAGCTCTTATTTATGTTGTTTTAGGATTGGGTCTTAATGTTGTTGTAGGCTTTGCTGGCCTGCTTGATTTAGGTTATGTGGCTTTTTATGCAGTAGGTGCTTATACCTATGCTCTTCTTAATTTTAATTATGATATAAGTTTCTGGATTGCACTTCCTCTTGCCGGTATACTGGGTGCTATGGCAGGTATTTTACTCGGTTTCCCCGTACTAAGGCTCAGAGGTGATTATTTGGCCATTGTTACCTTAGGCTTTGGTGAAATAATTCGTCTGGTGCTTGAAAACTGGGGTGAGTTTACTCATGGTCCCAGCGGTATTGCCGGCATAGACAGGCCCAATTTTGGTTTTGATTTAAGTATTGTGGGCAGTATAAACGCAATTTATTATTTTGTATTTTTCTTTGTTCTTGTGACTATATTTTTTACAAACCGTCTGCAGAATTCACGGATAGGTAGAGCATGGGTGGCTTTGAGAGAGGATGAAATCGCCTGTCAGGCCATGGGTGTGGACAAAACAAAAACGAAACTTTCGGCTTTTGCTTTTGGAGCAACATGGGCAGGGTTCATGGGGGCTGTCTTTGCAGCAAAAACCACATTTATCAATCCGGCCAGTTTTACATTTCTGGAATCAGCTATAATTCTTTCCATAGTTGTTTTAGGTGGTATGGGCAGTATTCCGGGTGTTATTCTCGGTGCACTTATTTTGATACTTCTTCCTGAATATCTAAGGGCTTTTTCTGAGTACAGAATGTTGATTTTCGGCGGTGCCATGGTTCTTATGATGGTTTTCAGACCTCAGGGACTGATTAAGAGTAAACGAAGACGGTATAACCTTGAGTCTATGTCCAAAAAAAAATTAAAGGAGAGACAAAATGCAGCCTCTTCTTGA
- a CDS encoding ABC transporter ATP-binding protein → MLRLNNVNTFYGNIQALHDVSLEVKEGEIVALLGANGAGKTTTLMTISGIVPPQTGEIFYNKTPLHLMKPDEIVKLGVCQVPEGRHIFPHLSVSENIDLGAFLRRDKEQIRKDVEYVYDLFPQLAVRKNQLGETLSGGEQQMLAISRALLSKPKLLLLDEPSLGLAPIIVRQIFDIIKQINRESKTTILLVEQNANLALQIADKGYVMETGKIRLSGDAKDLLNNDDIKKAYLGGV, encoded by the coding sequence ATGCTCAGGCTTAATAATGTCAATACTTTTTACGGAAATATACAGGCTTTGCATGATGTAAGCCTTGAAGTAAAAGAGGGTGAAATTGTAGCCCTCCTGGGAGCAAACGGTGCCGGGAAAACCACGACACTCATGACAATCAGCGGAATAGTTCCTCCGCAGACAGGTGAAATTTTTTATAATAAAACACCACTTCATTTGATGAAGCCGGATGAGATTGTAAAACTGGGTGTTTGTCAGGTGCCTGAAGGCAGACATATTTTTCCTCATCTTTCGGTAAGTGAAAATATTGACCTTGGAGCTTTCCTCAGACGCGATAAAGAGCAAATCAGAAAAGATGTTGAATATGTGTATGATTTGTTTCCGCAGTTAGCTGTGCGTAAAAATCAATTGGGGGAAACACTAAGTGGTGGAGAACAGCAAATGTTGGCAATCTCAAGGGCTCTTTTGTCAAAGCCAAAATTACTGCTCCTTGATGAGCCTTCGTTGGGTCTTGCCCCTATAATTGTGAGGCAGATTTTTGACATTATTAAACAGATTAATCGTGAAAGTAAAACTACAATACTGCTGGTGGAGCAGAACGCTAACCTTGCTCTTCAGATTGCGGATAAAGGTTATGTTATGGAGACGGGGAAAATCAGGTTGTCAGGGGATGCCAAAGACCTTTTGAACAATGATGACATAAAGAAAGCTTATCTCGGCGGTGTCTAA
- a CDS encoding IS5 family transposase, which yields MYYLLKTKGVVMEKYIEPTVLDSMLDFKANDSTYLDKINSLIDWKKVKSILDKKYRWTKNTSGSRAYSPLLLFKILLVQSWEKLSDPQAEFALKDRLSVIRFVGVSVSGEVPDHSTISRFRSRLLELEIFDELFSEINRQLSELNLIVKSRKEAIIDATLVESSCRPRKVVNDIAEDRHEGDDDNDSSCGGSGGNNESNISYSKDTDASWLKKGNRAYYGYKQFFCVNSDGYILGEMVKSARESEVRNLAPLLQKLNLPKGTAIYADKGYSSESNRKDISGTYADMIMYKAARNKPLTGFQKFHNKAVSKVRYVVEQAIGLIKLHFGYTRSRFIGIDKVRLELSIHCMAYNLRKGALRMI from the coding sequence ATGTATTATTTATTAAAGACAAAAGGAGTTGTTATGGAAAAGTACATAGAACCCACAGTATTAGATTCAATGTTAGACTTTAAAGCTAATGATTCGACTTATCTTGATAAGATAAATTCACTTATAGACTGGAAGAAAGTAAAATCAATCCTTGATAAGAAATACAGATGGACTAAGAACACATCTGGCAGCAGAGCTTATTCCCCGTTACTTTTGTTTAAAATACTTTTAGTACAGTCGTGGGAAAAGCTGAGTGACCCTCAGGCTGAATTTGCCTTAAAGGATCGGTTGTCAGTAATAAGATTTGTAGGAGTAAGTGTATCCGGAGAAGTTCCGGATCACAGTACCATCAGCAGGTTTCGGAGCAGATTACTTGAATTGGAGATATTTGACGAGTTATTTTCAGAGATAAACAGGCAGTTATCGGAATTAAATTTAATAGTGAAAAGCAGGAAGGAAGCGATAATAGATGCGACATTGGTAGAGTCCTCGTGCCGTCCCCGTAAAGTAGTAAATGATATTGCAGAAGATCGGCATGAAGGAGATGATGACAATGATAGTTCCTGTGGTGGTTCCGGAGGGAATAATGAAAGCAACATAAGTTATTCGAAGGACACTGATGCGAGTTGGTTAAAGAAGGGTAATAGAGCGTATTATGGCTACAAACAATTTTTCTGTGTAAATTCGGACGGTTATATATTGGGAGAAATGGTAAAGAGTGCCAGAGAGAGTGAGGTGCGGAATTTGGCACCTTTATTACAAAAGCTTAATTTGCCTAAGGGAACGGCAATATATGCAGATAAAGGCTACAGCAGTGAATCTAACCGCAAAGACATATCAGGAACCTATGCAGATATGATAATGTATAAGGCAGCGCGGAATAAGCCACTTACAGGATTTCAGAAATTTCATAACAAGGCAGTAAGCAAGGTTCGTTATGTCGTTGAGCAGGCAATTGGATTGATTAAGCTTCATTTTGGTTATACTCGTAGCCGATTTATAGGTATTGATAAGGTTAGGCTGGAATTGTCTATACATTGTATGGCATATAATCTGAGAAAGGGTGCTTTAAGAATGATTTGA